A single Tachypleus tridentatus isolate NWPU-2018 chromosome 9, ASM421037v1, whole genome shotgun sequence DNA region contains:
- the tos gene encoding exonuclease tos isoform X3 → MGKSDVMGPKDIFEIYLIMYVMYCMKMVNVLLGAGIKPVLVFDGRHLPSKKVTEQKRRENREKNRKKAKEYLREGKLKEARECFQRSVDITSEMAHELIKACQQKGVDYIVAPYESDAQLAYLNKIGIVQLVITEDSDLVLFGCEKILFKMDTGGRGILVEKTKIPVTMGKHAESFTFDKFRYMCILSGCDYLPSLPGIGLAKSCKFFSLTTNPNLEMVLPKIPTYLKMPNLEVSSEYKENFIKANNTFLYQLVFCPLQRRLVPLNPYSEDIEPETLSYAGEYFDDALQFALGNLHVHTMKPVDNFDPDKAKIPKSMMWSGKENSMLQLSIWDKNYKVSESSKEKLQNVSRIPTTRGKVLTLETDQILQCIKPTKRTRENKVLAPVNPAPSNEELFSIYMSPSPNAKKSKVESNDEGSVLQVIAETPEKSKTILNKFKVDGNKPSSTPVVRSRFFFKSPPQENAMDHKNEQSKVSWLDEIDKQYNSVQTDLSAVSRQPRKKVVDDENVKLEGRDPEVDTSANFSSTRNQEEISSFLDEIETSFDDSLLSLTPRNSRTFQWKRDKLQTLFSFQKNNPSMCLQSSPACQSGYKPICPLGENSDGSQSLSPLTNCSIDQESFHLSQDSGKLSESQPCNSFLDDEKLAPLSSTPISHNSSSPSQVIQETDDLVSTATQKIRYSTGKKYADTGKCRRTGLSKKSPETTTGTKKQLSLKESLSKFQFDRKNASV, encoded by the exons ATGGGTAAATCTGATGTGATGGGTCCtaaagatatttttgaaatatatttaatcat gtaTGTTATGTACTGCATGAAAATGGTGAATGTGCTGCTGGGAGCTGGTATAAAACCGGTATTGGTTTTTGATGGACGACATCTTCCATCTAAAAAAGTTACAGAACAAAAGAGAAGAGA GAACCgagaaaaaaacaggaaaaaagcAAAAGAATACCTTCGAGAAGGAAAATTAAAAGAAGCAAGGGAGTGTTTTCAGAGAAGTGTCGACATCACCTCAGAAATGGCTCATGAATTGATTAAG GCGTGTCAACAGAAAGGTGTAGATTACATTGTAGCTCCATACGAATCTGATGCACAGCTGGCCTACCTCAATAAAATTGGAATTGTACAATTAGTTATTACAGAAGATTCAGACTTGGTTTTATTTGGATGTGAAAAG ATACTTTTTAAAATGGACACAGGTGGGAGAGGTATTCTGGTTGAAAAGACCAAGATTCCTGTAACCATGGGAAAACATGCTGAGAGTTTTACGTTCGACAAGTTTCGATACATGTGTATTTTGTCTGGCTGTGATTATCTCCCATCCCTGCCAGGAATTGGATTAGCTAAATCATGCAAGTTTTTCAGCTTGACAACTAATCCAAACTTAGAAATG GTATTGCCAAAGATACCAACATACTTGAAAATGCCAAACTTAGAAGTCTCCTCTGAATACAAAGAGAATTTCATTAAAGCTAACAACACATTTTTGTATCAGTTGGTATTCTGTCCTCTTCAAAGGCGTCTTGTTCCGCTGAACCCGTATTCTGAAGACATTGAACCAGAGACATTGTCTTATGCTGGAGA ATATTTTGATGATGCTTTGCAGTTTGCTTTAGGAAACTTGCATGTCCACACAATGAAACCAGTTGACAACTTTGATCCTGATAAa GCAAAAATTCCCAAAAGTATGATGTGGTCTGGCAAAGAAAATTCAATGCTTCAGCTTAGCATTTGggataaaaattataaagtgtCTGAATCCAGCAAGGAAAAGCTCCAGAATGTATCAAGAATTCCAACTACTCGTGGAAAAGTACTCACACTTGAAACTGATCAAATTCTTCAGTGTATTAAGCCTACAAAACGAACTAGAGAAAACAAAG ttcTTGCCCCTGTGAATCCTGCACCCTCAAACGaagaattattttcaatatacatGTCACCTTCTCCTAATGCCAAAAAAAGTAAAGTAGAGAGTAATGATGAAGGTAGTGTTCTTCAAGTAATTGCTGAGACCCCAGAAAAATCTAAAACCATTCTGAACAAATTTAAAGTTGATGGAAACAAGCCCTCTTCAACACCTGTTGTTCGCAGTAG GTTTTTCTTCAAGTCACCCCCTCAAGAGAACGCAATGGATCATAAGAATGAACAAAGTAAAGTTTCTTGGTTGGATGAAATTGACAAACAGTACAATAGTGTCCAGACAGATCTGTCTGCCGTGTCTCGGCAGCCACGAAAGAAAGTTGTTGATGACGAAAATGTCAAACTGGAAGGACGTGATCCAGAAGTTGACACTTCTGCTAACTTCAGTTCTACCAGGAATCAAGAAGAAATATCTTCCTTTTTAGATGAAATAGAAACTTCTTTTGATGACAGCTTACTTTCATTAACTCCAAGAAACTCGAGAACTTTTCAGTGGAAGAGGGACAAATTACAAACACTTTTCTCCTTTCAGAAGAACAATCCTAGCATGTGTCTTCAAAGCAGCCCAGCTTGTCAGTCTGGTTACAAGCCTATATGCCCTTTAGGAGAAAACAGTGATGGCTCTCAAAGCCTATCTCCCCTAACAAACTGTAGCATAGATCAGGAGTCTTTTCATTTGTCCCAAGATTCTGGAAAACTGTCAGAATCTCAACCATGTAATTCTTTCTTGGACGATGAAAAACTCGCTCCTCTCTCTTCCACTCCTATATCTCACAACTCTTCCTCTCCTTCTCAAGTAATCCAAGAAACTGATGATCTTGTAAGCACTGCAACTCAGAAAATCAGATATTCCACAGGAAAAAAATATG CAGATACAGGAAAATGTCGAAGAACAGGTTTGTCCAAAAAATCACCTGAGACAACAACGGGGACTAAGAAACAGCTGAGTTTGAAAGAAAGTCTTTCCAAGTTTCAGTTTGATAG AAAAAACGCAAGTGTGTAG
- the tos gene encoding exonuclease tos isoform X2 gives MGIQGLLPFLKKASREVNINDFTGITAGVDVYCWLHKGAFSCAEKLVKGEKTDGYVMYCMKMVNVLLGAGIKPVLVFDGRHLPSKKVTEQKRRENREKNRKKAKEYLREGKLKEARECFQRSVDITSEMAHELIKACQQKGVDYIVAPYESDAQLAYLNKIGIVQLVITEDSDLVLFGCEKILFKMDTGGRGILVEKTKIPVTMGKHAESFTFDKFRYMCILSGCDYLPSLPGIGLAKSCKFFSLTTNPNLEMVLPKIPTYLKMPNLEVSSEYKENFIKANNTFLYQLVFCPLQRRLVPLNPYSEDIEPETLSYAGEYFDDALQFALGNLHVHTMKPVDNFDPDKAKIPKSMMWSGKENSMLQLSIWDKNYKVSESSKEKLQNVSRIPTTRGKVLTLETDQILQCIKPTKRTRENKVLAPVNPAPSNEELFSIYMSPSPNAKKSKVESNDEGSVLQVIAETPEKSKTILNKFKVDGNKPSSTPVVRSRFFFKSPPQENAMDHKNEQSKVSWLDEIDKQYNSVQTDLSAVSRQPRKKVVDDENVKLEGRDPEVDTSANFSSTRNQEEISSFLDEIETSFDDSLLSLTPRNSRTFQWKRDKLQTLFSFQKNNPSMCLQSSPACQSGYKPICPLGENSDGSQSLSPLTNCSIDQESFHLSQDSGKLSESQPCNSFLDDEKLAPLSSTPISHNSSSPSQVIQETDDLVSTATQKIRYSTGKKYDTGKCRRTGLSKKSPETTTGTKKQLSLKESLSKFQFDRKNASV, from the exons ATGGGGATTCAAGGTCTGCTTCCATTTTTGAAGAAAGCTTCTAGAGAGGTTAATATTAATGACTTTACTGGGATTACTGCTGGAGTGGATGTCTATTGCTGGCTTCATAAAGGAGCATTTTCGTGTGCTGAAAAATTAGTCAAGGGAGAGAAAACGGATGG gtaTGTTATGTACTGCATGAAAATGGTGAATGTGCTGCTGGGAGCTGGTATAAAACCGGTATTGGTTTTTGATGGACGACATCTTCCATCTAAAAAAGTTACAGAACAAAAGAGAAGAGA GAACCgagaaaaaaacaggaaaaaagcAAAAGAATACCTTCGAGAAGGAAAATTAAAAGAAGCAAGGGAGTGTTTTCAGAGAAGTGTCGACATCACCTCAGAAATGGCTCATGAATTGATTAAG GCGTGTCAACAGAAAGGTGTAGATTACATTGTAGCTCCATACGAATCTGATGCACAGCTGGCCTACCTCAATAAAATTGGAATTGTACAATTAGTTATTACAGAAGATTCAGACTTGGTTTTATTTGGATGTGAAAAG ATACTTTTTAAAATGGACACAGGTGGGAGAGGTATTCTGGTTGAAAAGACCAAGATTCCTGTAACCATGGGAAAACATGCTGAGAGTTTTACGTTCGACAAGTTTCGATACATGTGTATTTTGTCTGGCTGTGATTATCTCCCATCCCTGCCAGGAATTGGATTAGCTAAATCATGCAAGTTTTTCAGCTTGACAACTAATCCAAACTTAGAAATG GTATTGCCAAAGATACCAACATACTTGAAAATGCCAAACTTAGAAGTCTCCTCTGAATACAAAGAGAATTTCATTAAAGCTAACAACACATTTTTGTATCAGTTGGTATTCTGTCCTCTTCAAAGGCGTCTTGTTCCGCTGAACCCGTATTCTGAAGACATTGAACCAGAGACATTGTCTTATGCTGGAGA ATATTTTGATGATGCTTTGCAGTTTGCTTTAGGAAACTTGCATGTCCACACAATGAAACCAGTTGACAACTTTGATCCTGATAAa GCAAAAATTCCCAAAAGTATGATGTGGTCTGGCAAAGAAAATTCAATGCTTCAGCTTAGCATTTGggataaaaattataaagtgtCTGAATCCAGCAAGGAAAAGCTCCAGAATGTATCAAGAATTCCAACTACTCGTGGAAAAGTACTCACACTTGAAACTGATCAAATTCTTCAGTGTATTAAGCCTACAAAACGAACTAGAGAAAACAAAG ttcTTGCCCCTGTGAATCCTGCACCCTCAAACGaagaattattttcaatatacatGTCACCTTCTCCTAATGCCAAAAAAAGTAAAGTAGAGAGTAATGATGAAGGTAGTGTTCTTCAAGTAATTGCTGAGACCCCAGAAAAATCTAAAACCATTCTGAACAAATTTAAAGTTGATGGAAACAAGCCCTCTTCAACACCTGTTGTTCGCAGTAG GTTTTTCTTCAAGTCACCCCCTCAAGAGAACGCAATGGATCATAAGAATGAACAAAGTAAAGTTTCTTGGTTGGATGAAATTGACAAACAGTACAATAGTGTCCAGACAGATCTGTCTGCCGTGTCTCGGCAGCCACGAAAGAAAGTTGTTGATGACGAAAATGTCAAACTGGAAGGACGTGATCCAGAAGTTGACACTTCTGCTAACTTCAGTTCTACCAGGAATCAAGAAGAAATATCTTCCTTTTTAGATGAAATAGAAACTTCTTTTGATGACAGCTTACTTTCATTAACTCCAAGAAACTCGAGAACTTTTCAGTGGAAGAGGGACAAATTACAAACACTTTTCTCCTTTCAGAAGAACAATCCTAGCATGTGTCTTCAAAGCAGCCCAGCTTGTCAGTCTGGTTACAAGCCTATATGCCCTTTAGGAGAAAACAGTGATGGCTCTCAAAGCCTATCTCCCCTAACAAACTGTAGCATAGATCAGGAGTCTTTTCATTTGTCCCAAGATTCTGGAAAACTGTCAGAATCTCAACCATGTAATTCTTTCTTGGACGATGAAAAACTCGCTCCTCTCTCTTCCACTCCTATATCTCACAACTCTTCCTCTCCTTCTCAAGTAATCCAAGAAACTGATGATCTTGTAAGCACTGCAACTCAGAAAATCAGATATTCCACAGGAAAAAAATATG ATACAGGAAAATGTCGAAGAACAGGTTTGTCCAAAAAATCACCTGAGACAACAACGGGGACTAAGAAACAGCTGAGTTTGAAAGAAAGTCTTTCCAAGTTTCAGTTTGATAG AAAAAACGCAAGTGTGTAG
- the tos gene encoding exonuclease tos isoform X4, with product MYCMKMVNVLLGAGIKPVLVFDGRHLPSKKVTEQKRRENREKNRKKAKEYLREGKLKEARECFQRSVDITSEMAHELIKACQQKGVDYIVAPYESDAQLAYLNKIGIVQLVITEDSDLVLFGCEKILFKMDTGGRGILVEKTKIPVTMGKHAESFTFDKFRYMCILSGCDYLPSLPGIGLAKSCKFFSLTTNPNLEMVLPKIPTYLKMPNLEVSSEYKENFIKANNTFLYQLVFCPLQRRLVPLNPYSEDIEPETLSYAGEYFDDALQFALGNLHVHTMKPVDNFDPDKAKIPKSMMWSGKENSMLQLSIWDKNYKVSESSKEKLQNVSRIPTTRGKVLTLETDQILQCIKPTKRTRENKVLAPVNPAPSNEELFSIYMSPSPNAKKSKVESNDEGSVLQVIAETPEKSKTILNKFKVDGNKPSSTPVVRSRFFFKSPPQENAMDHKNEQSKVSWLDEIDKQYNSVQTDLSAVSRQPRKKVVDDENVKLEGRDPEVDTSANFSSTRNQEEISSFLDEIETSFDDSLLSLTPRNSRTFQWKRDKLQTLFSFQKNNPSMCLQSSPACQSGYKPICPLGENSDGSQSLSPLTNCSIDQESFHLSQDSGKLSESQPCNSFLDDEKLAPLSSTPISHNSSSPSQVIQETDDLVSTATQKIRYSTGKKYADTGKCRRTGLSKKSPETTTGTKKQLSLKESLSKFQFDRKNASV from the exons ATGTACTGCATGAAAATGGTGAATGTGCTGCTGGGAGCTGGTATAAAACCGGTATTGGTTTTTGATGGACGACATCTTCCATCTAAAAAAGTTACAGAACAAAAGAGAAGAGA GAACCgagaaaaaaacaggaaaaaagcAAAAGAATACCTTCGAGAAGGAAAATTAAAAGAAGCAAGGGAGTGTTTTCAGAGAAGTGTCGACATCACCTCAGAAATGGCTCATGAATTGATTAAG GCGTGTCAACAGAAAGGTGTAGATTACATTGTAGCTCCATACGAATCTGATGCACAGCTGGCCTACCTCAATAAAATTGGAATTGTACAATTAGTTATTACAGAAGATTCAGACTTGGTTTTATTTGGATGTGAAAAG ATACTTTTTAAAATGGACACAGGTGGGAGAGGTATTCTGGTTGAAAAGACCAAGATTCCTGTAACCATGGGAAAACATGCTGAGAGTTTTACGTTCGACAAGTTTCGATACATGTGTATTTTGTCTGGCTGTGATTATCTCCCATCCCTGCCAGGAATTGGATTAGCTAAATCATGCAAGTTTTTCAGCTTGACAACTAATCCAAACTTAGAAATG GTATTGCCAAAGATACCAACATACTTGAAAATGCCAAACTTAGAAGTCTCCTCTGAATACAAAGAGAATTTCATTAAAGCTAACAACACATTTTTGTATCAGTTGGTATTCTGTCCTCTTCAAAGGCGTCTTGTTCCGCTGAACCCGTATTCTGAAGACATTGAACCAGAGACATTGTCTTATGCTGGAGA ATATTTTGATGATGCTTTGCAGTTTGCTTTAGGAAACTTGCATGTCCACACAATGAAACCAGTTGACAACTTTGATCCTGATAAa GCAAAAATTCCCAAAAGTATGATGTGGTCTGGCAAAGAAAATTCAATGCTTCAGCTTAGCATTTGggataaaaattataaagtgtCTGAATCCAGCAAGGAAAAGCTCCAGAATGTATCAAGAATTCCAACTACTCGTGGAAAAGTACTCACACTTGAAACTGATCAAATTCTTCAGTGTATTAAGCCTACAAAACGAACTAGAGAAAACAAAG ttcTTGCCCCTGTGAATCCTGCACCCTCAAACGaagaattattttcaatatacatGTCACCTTCTCCTAATGCCAAAAAAAGTAAAGTAGAGAGTAATGATGAAGGTAGTGTTCTTCAAGTAATTGCTGAGACCCCAGAAAAATCTAAAACCATTCTGAACAAATTTAAAGTTGATGGAAACAAGCCCTCTTCAACACCTGTTGTTCGCAGTAG GTTTTTCTTCAAGTCACCCCCTCAAGAGAACGCAATGGATCATAAGAATGAACAAAGTAAAGTTTCTTGGTTGGATGAAATTGACAAACAGTACAATAGTGTCCAGACAGATCTGTCTGCCGTGTCTCGGCAGCCACGAAAGAAAGTTGTTGATGACGAAAATGTCAAACTGGAAGGACGTGATCCAGAAGTTGACACTTCTGCTAACTTCAGTTCTACCAGGAATCAAGAAGAAATATCTTCCTTTTTAGATGAAATAGAAACTTCTTTTGATGACAGCTTACTTTCATTAACTCCAAGAAACTCGAGAACTTTTCAGTGGAAGAGGGACAAATTACAAACACTTTTCTCCTTTCAGAAGAACAATCCTAGCATGTGTCTTCAAAGCAGCCCAGCTTGTCAGTCTGGTTACAAGCCTATATGCCCTTTAGGAGAAAACAGTGATGGCTCTCAAAGCCTATCTCCCCTAACAAACTGTAGCATAGATCAGGAGTCTTTTCATTTGTCCCAAGATTCTGGAAAACTGTCAGAATCTCAACCATGTAATTCTTTCTTGGACGATGAAAAACTCGCTCCTCTCTCTTCCACTCCTATATCTCACAACTCTTCCTCTCCTTCTCAAGTAATCCAAGAAACTGATGATCTTGTAAGCACTGCAACTCAGAAAATCAGATATTCCACAGGAAAAAAATATG CAGATACAGGAAAATGTCGAAGAACAGGTTTGTCCAAAAAATCACCTGAGACAACAACGGGGACTAAGAAACAGCTGAGTTTGAAAGAAAGTCTTTCCAAGTTTCAGTTTGATAG AAAAAACGCAAGTGTGTAG
- the tos gene encoding exonuclease tos isoform X1, producing the protein MGIQGLLPFLKKASREVNINDFTGITAGVDVYCWLHKGAFSCAEKLVKGEKTDGYVMYCMKMVNVLLGAGIKPVLVFDGRHLPSKKVTEQKRRENREKNRKKAKEYLREGKLKEARECFQRSVDITSEMAHELIKACQQKGVDYIVAPYESDAQLAYLNKIGIVQLVITEDSDLVLFGCEKILFKMDTGGRGILVEKTKIPVTMGKHAESFTFDKFRYMCILSGCDYLPSLPGIGLAKSCKFFSLTTNPNLEMVLPKIPTYLKMPNLEVSSEYKENFIKANNTFLYQLVFCPLQRRLVPLNPYSEDIEPETLSYAGEYFDDALQFALGNLHVHTMKPVDNFDPDKAKIPKSMMWSGKENSMLQLSIWDKNYKVSESSKEKLQNVSRIPTTRGKVLTLETDQILQCIKPTKRTRENKVLAPVNPAPSNEELFSIYMSPSPNAKKSKVESNDEGSVLQVIAETPEKSKTILNKFKVDGNKPSSTPVVRSRFFFKSPPQENAMDHKNEQSKVSWLDEIDKQYNSVQTDLSAVSRQPRKKVVDDENVKLEGRDPEVDTSANFSSTRNQEEISSFLDEIETSFDDSLLSLTPRNSRTFQWKRDKLQTLFSFQKNNPSMCLQSSPACQSGYKPICPLGENSDGSQSLSPLTNCSIDQESFHLSQDSGKLSESQPCNSFLDDEKLAPLSSTPISHNSSSPSQVIQETDDLVSTATQKIRYSTGKKYADTGKCRRTGLSKKSPETTTGTKKQLSLKESLSKFQFDRKNASV; encoded by the exons ATGGGGATTCAAGGTCTGCTTCCATTTTTGAAGAAAGCTTCTAGAGAGGTTAATATTAATGACTTTACTGGGATTACTGCTGGAGTGGATGTCTATTGCTGGCTTCATAAAGGAGCATTTTCGTGTGCTGAAAAATTAGTCAAGGGAGAGAAAACGGATGG gtaTGTTATGTACTGCATGAAAATGGTGAATGTGCTGCTGGGAGCTGGTATAAAACCGGTATTGGTTTTTGATGGACGACATCTTCCATCTAAAAAAGTTACAGAACAAAAGAGAAGAGA GAACCgagaaaaaaacaggaaaaaagcAAAAGAATACCTTCGAGAAGGAAAATTAAAAGAAGCAAGGGAGTGTTTTCAGAGAAGTGTCGACATCACCTCAGAAATGGCTCATGAATTGATTAAG GCGTGTCAACAGAAAGGTGTAGATTACATTGTAGCTCCATACGAATCTGATGCACAGCTGGCCTACCTCAATAAAATTGGAATTGTACAATTAGTTATTACAGAAGATTCAGACTTGGTTTTATTTGGATGTGAAAAG ATACTTTTTAAAATGGACACAGGTGGGAGAGGTATTCTGGTTGAAAAGACCAAGATTCCTGTAACCATGGGAAAACATGCTGAGAGTTTTACGTTCGACAAGTTTCGATACATGTGTATTTTGTCTGGCTGTGATTATCTCCCATCCCTGCCAGGAATTGGATTAGCTAAATCATGCAAGTTTTTCAGCTTGACAACTAATCCAAACTTAGAAATG GTATTGCCAAAGATACCAACATACTTGAAAATGCCAAACTTAGAAGTCTCCTCTGAATACAAAGAGAATTTCATTAAAGCTAACAACACATTTTTGTATCAGTTGGTATTCTGTCCTCTTCAAAGGCGTCTTGTTCCGCTGAACCCGTATTCTGAAGACATTGAACCAGAGACATTGTCTTATGCTGGAGA ATATTTTGATGATGCTTTGCAGTTTGCTTTAGGAAACTTGCATGTCCACACAATGAAACCAGTTGACAACTTTGATCCTGATAAa GCAAAAATTCCCAAAAGTATGATGTGGTCTGGCAAAGAAAATTCAATGCTTCAGCTTAGCATTTGggataaaaattataaagtgtCTGAATCCAGCAAGGAAAAGCTCCAGAATGTATCAAGAATTCCAACTACTCGTGGAAAAGTACTCACACTTGAAACTGATCAAATTCTTCAGTGTATTAAGCCTACAAAACGAACTAGAGAAAACAAAG ttcTTGCCCCTGTGAATCCTGCACCCTCAAACGaagaattattttcaatatacatGTCACCTTCTCCTAATGCCAAAAAAAGTAAAGTAGAGAGTAATGATGAAGGTAGTGTTCTTCAAGTAATTGCTGAGACCCCAGAAAAATCTAAAACCATTCTGAACAAATTTAAAGTTGATGGAAACAAGCCCTCTTCAACACCTGTTGTTCGCAGTAG GTTTTTCTTCAAGTCACCCCCTCAAGAGAACGCAATGGATCATAAGAATGAACAAAGTAAAGTTTCTTGGTTGGATGAAATTGACAAACAGTACAATAGTGTCCAGACAGATCTGTCTGCCGTGTCTCGGCAGCCACGAAAGAAAGTTGTTGATGACGAAAATGTCAAACTGGAAGGACGTGATCCAGAAGTTGACACTTCTGCTAACTTCAGTTCTACCAGGAATCAAGAAGAAATATCTTCCTTTTTAGATGAAATAGAAACTTCTTTTGATGACAGCTTACTTTCATTAACTCCAAGAAACTCGAGAACTTTTCAGTGGAAGAGGGACAAATTACAAACACTTTTCTCCTTTCAGAAGAACAATCCTAGCATGTGTCTTCAAAGCAGCCCAGCTTGTCAGTCTGGTTACAAGCCTATATGCCCTTTAGGAGAAAACAGTGATGGCTCTCAAAGCCTATCTCCCCTAACAAACTGTAGCATAGATCAGGAGTCTTTTCATTTGTCCCAAGATTCTGGAAAACTGTCAGAATCTCAACCATGTAATTCTTTCTTGGACGATGAAAAACTCGCTCCTCTCTCTTCCACTCCTATATCTCACAACTCTTCCTCTCCTTCTCAAGTAATCCAAGAAACTGATGATCTTGTAAGCACTGCAACTCAGAAAATCAGATATTCCACAGGAAAAAAATATG CAGATACAGGAAAATGTCGAAGAACAGGTTTGTCCAAAAAATCACCTGAGACAACAACGGGGACTAAGAAACAGCTGAGTTTGAAAGAAAGTCTTTCCAAGTTTCAGTTTGATAG AAAAAACGCAAGTGTGTAG